The following coding sequences are from one Sciurus carolinensis chromosome 11, mSciCar1.2, whole genome shotgun sequence window:
- the LOC124995339 gene encoding olfactory receptor 51V1-like, with protein MSTLSDSHINSSSFVLTGVPGLEVYSLWLAIPFSSIYAIVFLGNCMILHVIRTEPSLHQPMFYFLAMLAFTDLCMWLSTVHTVLGVLWGFIQKISLDFCIAQSYFIHGLSSMESSVLLTMAFDRYIAICNPLRYSSILTNDKIMKIGVAISCRSSLLIPPVIIRLKFLSYCRPLVLSHSFCLHQDLLRLACSDIRFNSIYALFLVIMNLLLDAVLIIISYIMILHTVLAIASQEERMKSLQTCVSHICAVLVFYIPIIGLTMVHRFGKHLSPLVHVLMGNVYILFPPLMNPIIYRIKTQQIRRRVQKLFSLKVV; from the coding sequence ATGTCCACTCTCTCTGACTCCCACATCAACAGTTCCTCATTTGTTCTCACTGGGGTTCCTGGCCTAGAAGTTTACTCCCTCTGGCTCGCCATCCCTTTCTCCTCCATCTATGCCATTGTGTTCCTGGGAAACTGCATGATCCTCCATGTGATCCGAACTGAGCCAAGCTTGCACCAGCCCATGTTCTACTTCTTGGCCATGCTGGCCTTCACTGACCTGTGCATGTGGCTGTCCACTGTGCACACGGTGCTGGGAGTTCTGTGGGGGTTCATTCAAAAGATTAGCCTGGATTTCTGCATTGCCCAGTCCTATTTCATCCATGGTCTGTCCTCCATGGAGTCCTCTGTTCTCCTGACCATGGCCTTTGACAGGTACATTGCCATTTGCAACCCTCTACGCTATTCCTCCATCCTAACTAATGACAAAATCATGAAAATTGGAGTGGCAATCTCATGTAGGAGTTCTTTACTTATTCCACCAGTCATCATCCGCCTGAAGTTCTTAAGTTACTGTCGTCCTCTCgtcctctctcactctttctgccTGCACCAAGACTTACTTCGATTGGCCTGTTCAGACATCCGCTTCAACAGTATCTATGCTCTATTTCTGGTGATCATGAACTTGCTGTTGGATGCTGTGCTCATAATAATCTCCTACATCATGATCTTGCACACGGTTTTAGCCATTGCATCCCAGGAAGAGAGGATGAAGTCCTTGCAGACTTGTGTGTCTCACATCTGTGCTGTTTTGGTTTTCTACATCCCAATCATTGGTCTGACCATGGTTCATCGCTTTGGGAAACACCTCTCTCCACTGGTTCATGTCCTCATGGGTAATGTCTATATCCTTTTCCCACCTTTGATGAACCCCATTATCTACAGAATCAAGACCCAGCAGATACGAAGGAGAGTCCAGAAGTTGTTCTCCTTGAAAGTAGTCTAA